A part of Ziziphus jujuba cultivar Dongzao chromosome 8, ASM3175591v1 genomic DNA contains:
- the LOC125421322 gene encoding disease resistance protein RUN1-like — MGSSSSSSCYPPSLPTAMASQEKYDVFLSFRGLTEEMKFNQHLSEQSRNQSSLLSFSKSYANSSWCLTELVHILQWKRNNGQLVIPVFYHVDPSHVRKLEGNFGQAFSQVEVRFGETIMDLVKHWRAALEEAANLCGPDSRLVQAIVEDILWKLNYTSPCDHFEGLVGVDKRYEQIKSLLCIGSPDVRTFGLLGMGGIGKTTIAGVLFQLLSCQFESSYFLKSVREKFEKGELDYWRKELLSALLEDNNLNMSNSYIGSTFVRKRLKRKRVLVVFDDVDKPRQFKSLVKVHDLFGPASRIIVTTRDERVLNNINAQIDKVQELNSYEANQLFYLNAFGTCSEAIH; from the exons AtgggttcttcttcttcttcttcttgttaccCTCCTTCTCTACCTACTGCTATGGCCTCTCAAGAAAAGTACGATGTGTTTCTGAGTTTCAGAG GCTTGACAGAGGAAATGAAATTTAACCAGCACTTGTCAGAGCAATCCAGGAATCAAAGCTCTCTGTTATCATTCTCCAAAAGCTATGCAAattcctcatggtgcttgactGAACTCGTGCACATACTCCAATGGAAGAGAAACAATGGACAGCTTGTTATACCAGTCTTCTACCACGTAGATCCATCCCACGTACGAAAACTGGAGGGGAATTTTGGACAAGCTTTTTCTCAAGTTGAAGTGCGTTTCGGAGAGACCATTATGGACTTGGTCAAACACTGGAGGGCTGCTTTGGAAGAAGCAGCTAATCTATGTGG ACCCGATTCGAGATTGGTTCAGGCAATTGTAGAagatattttatggaaattgaACTACACGTCACCATGTGATCATTTTGAAGGCTTGGTCGGAGTTGACAAACGCTATGAACAAATTAAATCCTTGCTGTGCATTGGTTCTCCAGATGTTCGCACCTTTGGTCTTTTAGGCATGGGCGGTATAGGAAAGACAACAATTGCTGGTGTTCTGTTTCAGTTGCTGTCTTGTCAATTCGAGAGCTCTTACTTTCTCAaaagtgttagagaaaaatttGAGAAAGGTGAACTAGATTATTGGCGAAAGGAGCTTCTTTCTGCATTATTAGAGGACAACAATCTTAATATGAGCAATTCATATATAGGTTCAACTTTTGTTAGAAAAAGGCTCAAGCGTAAAAGGGTACTGGTTGTTTTCGATGATGTCGATAAACCAAGGCAATTTAAAAGTTTGGTCAAAGTGCATGATCTATTTGGTCCTGCAAGTAGAATCATTGTAACAACTAGAGATGAACGTGTGCTGAATAATATTAATGCTCAAATAGACAAGGTGCAAGAACTGAATAGTTATGAAGCTAACCAGCTCTTTTATTTGAATGCTTTTGGTACATGCTCTGAGGCAATCCATTAG
- the LOC107412829 gene encoding disease resistance protein RPP4-like, translating into MHNLRLLKIYNQNSQGCKNLGKFLYASNIREAHISSSKLQFRIADYFTTGCVTDKQCKVCLPHGLEYLPDALRYLYWEECPLKSLPSKFSPENLVELSMTHSWLKQLWDGVQNLGKLRKIDLSYSQHLTEIPNLSLASNLESVNLERCTSLFELASHFGYLNKVSYLNVRYCSNLKVLSGIPRNIKNLDLRGTAVEELLPSFLCLSILADLYPGEPAMGLSNFAGSTFHPNSPESLDTCRNYIRTLPTTFKHLPSHIAFDLEVCTNIPCLKSRKSITIVKCSKLEKLVGKLEFVECMQFLHLQSYKYFRKASYKHFWTIFSRDVKLPQIEMGLQNIETIDLSYCNIDLIPSISGLRNPYRLDIRCCKSLKYLPDQLPSTLQQLDAFGRTSLEKVPSLSHAVKRCWNQNKVREKKRSEQFIFINCPKLDQNSNNNIIEDAQLRLLRKAASANIPTANKYHPHGSARVSVCCPGSEIPMWFNYQTLGISTTIKLSEFQQLSSFLLIGLMLNFWALLYALLLKSKSSFLMKNTLLQPQHLHVKTESSNRVTCSNGLNPLIFTVLLQKLHIGFTLKGLRIVTLSYAILKGMGSAHCTPKM; encoded by the exons ATGCATAATCTCAGGTTACTCAAAATTTATAATCAGAATTCTCAGGGGTGCAAAAACCTAGGCAAGTTCCTATATGCGAGTAATATTCGTGAGGCACATATTAGTTCTTCTAAACTCCAGTTTCGCATAGCTGATTATTTTACAACTGGATGTGTAACTGATAAGCAGTGCAAAGTTTGCCTTCCTCATGGTCTTGAGTATCTTCCTGATGCTCTTAGATATCTCTACTGGGAGGAATGCCCTTTGAAATCTTTGCCATCAAAATTTAGTCCGGAAAATCTTGTTGAACTCAGCATGACTCATAGTTGGCTTAAGCAACTTTGGGATGGAGTCCAG AATCTTGGCAAGTTAAGAAAGATTGATCTTAGTTACTCTCAGCATCTGACTGAAATCCCAAATCTATCTCTGGCTTCAAATTTGGAGAGCGTAAACCTTGAGAGATGTACAAGTTTGTTTGAACTTGCTTCCCATTTTGGATACCTAAACAAGGTCTCGTATCTAAATGTAAGATACTGCTCAAACCTTAAAGTCCTTTCAGGGATACCGCGAAATATAAAGAACTTAGATTTACGTGGAACTGCAGTTGAAGAATTGCTTCCGTCATTTTTGTGTCTCTCCATACTTGCTGATTTGTATCCTGGCGAACCAGCAATGGGCCTCTCGAATTTTGCAGGAAGCACTTTTCATCCTAACTCCCCAGAATCTTTAGATACGTGCAGGAATTATATTAGAACTTTGCCCACAACATTTAAGCATTTACCAAGCCACATTGCGTTCGATCTGGAAGTTTGCACTAACATTCCTTGTTTGAAATCTCGTAAGAGTATTACCATCGTTAAGTGCTCAAAATTAGAAAAGTTAGTAGGAAAATTGGAGTTTGTTGAATGTATGCAATTTCTTCATTTACaaagttataaatattttaggaAGGCGAGTTATAAACATTTTTGGACCATCTTTAGTAGGGATGTCAAGCTTCCCCAGATTGAGATGGGTTTGCAAAATATAGAGACAATAGATTTAAGTTACTGCAATATTGACTTGATTCCTAGCATCAGTGGACTCCGTAATCCTTACCGCCTTGATATACGCTGTTGCAAAAGCCTTAAATATCTACCAGATCAGCTCCCGTCTACCCTACAGCAATTGGATGCATTTGGCCGCACGTCTCTTGAGAAAGTGCCAAGTTTAAGCCATGCAGTCAAGAGATGTTGGAACCAAAATAAGGTTCGTGAAAAAAAACGAAGTGagcaatttatatttataaactgCCCAAAATTGGATCAGAATTCAAATAACAACATAATAGAGGACGCACAGCTTAGACTTTTGCGCAAAGCTGCTTCAGCGAACATCCCAACTGCAAAT AAATACCATCCTCATGGATCAGCCAGAGTAAGTGTTTGTTGTCCTGGAAGTGAAATTCCAATGTGGTTCAACTATCAAACTCTCGGAATTTCAACAACTATCAAACTCTCGGAATTTCAACAACTATCAAGCTTCCTCCTGATTGGTCTGATGCTGAACTTCTGGGCTTTGCTGTATGCGCTGTTGTTGAAATCGAAAAGTTCTTTTCTGATGAAGAATACTCTCCTTCAACCTCAGCATCTCCATGTGAAAACAGAGTCCTCAAATCGAGTTACCTGTTCCAATGGCTTGAACCCACTTATTTTTACGGTACTGTTACAGAAGTTACATATAGGATTCACCTTGAAGGGATTGAGGATCGTTACATTGAGTTATGCAATTTTAAAAGGTATGGGATCCGCCCACTGTACGCCCAAGATGTGA
- the LOC107412830 gene encoding disease resistance-like protein DSC1: MASSSSSSSSHPSLPMASQEKYDVFLSFRGEDTRQNLTSHLYAALDRKKICTYMDHKLERGDEISPALVKAIQESKLSVIIFSKNYANSSWCLNELLHILQCRRNNGQFVIPVFYHVDPTHVRKQEESFAEAFAQLEARFKGTNMDLVKQWRAALEEATNLCGWDSEVTKPDSRLVETIVEDVLWKLDLVSPSDYHLECLVGIDKRYQQIKSLLCIGSPDVRIVGLLGMGGIGKTTIAGVLFQLLSSQFESSYFLKDVREKSAKGELDYSRKELLSELLEGENLNMSNSYILPPFVRKRLKRKRVLVVFDDVDKLSQFKSLVQEPDQFGCGSRIIVTTRDERVLRNINAHIHKVEQLNSDEALQLFHLNAFRTCSPITDYSKLSQGVVNCAKGIPLALEVLGSLLDGKSKEEWESQLSKLKITPNRDIHNVLKISYETLDDREKDLFLDIACFFKGEDISNVQKILDGCGFCVDIEISTLKDKSLIAVYNDRLEMHDLYKRWLGKLFVNNVLKSLEIVLGCGLLRIVRDKHISSILDTLHIGILICLFLVVECIQGKEAVEGIFLDVSDIREVELNPMTFSNMRHLRLLKIYNHKTGRRMECKVCLPQGLEHLPDNLRYLFWEGYPLKSLPSKFCPEKLVELCMTHSQLEQLWDGVQNIGNLRKIDLSYSVHLTQIPNLSMASNLESINFEKCTSLLELPSYFQYLNKVTYLNLRCCSNLQILSEIPQDTEYLDLYGTAIEELPLSSSYLYKLVHLDLGKSAALKNFPGSTFMPFSQYLSDFGGIYIRALPSSIKHLTSLINLHFYSETFDSTKDLFSAFSYDDVWDFEEEECDDDIWDFEEEYIWDFEEEECYDDIWDFEEEDIWDFEEEERYDDIWDFEEEEWAFEEEERCDDIWDFEEEEWDFEKEERYDNIWDFEEEEHYDDIWDFEEKYIWDFEEEERCDDIWYFEVAERCPYIVEIEIESPSPSESELPEDSPSVFSDDDISDFGSSKFDESNKCKLYNLGWFPTSRRLKLWRLPLRDGWFSVCNLNLSCCTKLQIPESLGCLSSLQILNLSGSNIERIPTSIKQLCKLYSLDIRNCKSLKSLPDELPWFLQHLEASGCTSLEKVPSLGACLKRGWDQIKKVQEIKPSEDFIFFNCPKLDQNAKNNIMDDAQLRILRVATLAKEIGPVVHVEYFQPYRASICCPGSEIPRWFKYQTQGSDIDLNLEYWSVTDLLGFAVCAVIEFDECFTHEKNRLSRSSLCESHFFKAIINNNNNGDESYALDYIESDGEFCSRVAEDNIRLEKSSYLFQWYHCLKIYSHTTIKINFNLNPTWIEGDPIGFFKVKKYGIRPLYAQDAKNVFNQHVGGPSTSQANTASVTVTSYDDDDKFQSHSKRLRTSRNQLL; the protein is encoded by the exons atggcttcttcttcttcttcttcttcttcacatcCTTCTTTGCCAATGGCCTCTCAAGAAAAGTACGATGTGTTTCTAAGTTTCAGAGGTGAAGACACCCGCCAAAATTTGACCAGTCATCTTTATGCTGCTTTAGATCGGAAGAAAATCTGCACATACATGGATCACAAACTTGAGAGAGGAGATGAAATTTCACCAGCACTTGTCAAAGCAATCCAGGAATCAAAGCTCTCCGTTATCATTTTCTCCAAAAACTATGCAAattcctcatggtgcttgaacGAACTCTTGCACATACTCCAATGCAGGAGAAACAATGGACAGTTCGTTATTCCAGTTTTCTACCATGTTGATCCAACGCATGTACGGAAACAGGAGGAGAGTTTTGCAGAAGCTTTTGCTCAACTTGAAGCGCGTTTCAAGGGGACCAATATGGACTTGGTCAAACAGTGGAGGGCTGCTTTGGAAGAAGCAACTAATCTATGTGGGTGGGATTCAGAGGTCACTAA GCCAGACTCCAGGTTGGTTGAGACAATTGTAGAAGATGTTTTGTGGAAATTGGACTTGGTATCACCATCTGATTATCATTTGGAATGCTTGGTTGGAATCGACAAACGCTATCAACAAATTAAATCCTTGCTGTGCATCGGCTCACCAGATGTTCGGATTGTTGGCCTTTTAGGCATGGGCGGTATAGGAAAGACAACCATTGCTGGTGTTCTGTTTCAGTTGCTGTCTTCTCAGTTTGAGAGCTCTTACTTTCTCAAAGATGTTAGAGAGAAATCAGCCAAAGGTGAACTAGACTATTCGCGTAAGGAGCTTCTTTCTGAATTGCTAGAGGGTGAAAATCTTAATATGAGCAATTCTTATATATTACCACCTTTTGTTAGAAAAAGGCTCAAGCGTAAAAGGGTTCTAGTTGTTTTTGACGATGTGGATAAATTAAGCCAATTTAAAAGTTTAGTCCAAGAGCCTGATCAATTTGGATGTGGAAGTAGAATCATAGTAACAACTAGAGATGAACGGGTGCTTAGAAATATTAATGCTCATATACACAAAGTGGAACAACTGAATAGTGATGAGGCTCTTCAACTCTTTCATTTGAATGCTTTTAGAACATGCTCTCCTATAACAGATTACTCAAAGTTGTCACAAGGGGTGGTAAATTGTGCTAAAGGCATTCCTTTAGCTCTTGAAGTTCTGGGCTCCTTACTAGACGGCAAGAGCAAAGAAGAATGGGAAAGTCAATTGAGTAAATTGAAGATTACTCCCAATCGAGACATTCataatgttttgaaaataagTTATGAGACACTAGATGACAGAGAGAAAGATTTATTTCTTGATATTGCATGTTTCTTTAAAGGGGAGGACATAAGTAATGTGCAGAAAATATTGGATGGTTGTGGTTTTTGTGTAGACATAGAAATAAGCACTCTCAAAGACAAGTCTCTAATAGCAGTCTACAACGACCGGCTAGAAATGCATGATTTGTACAAGAGATGGCTTGGGAAATTGTTCGTGAACAATGTTTTAAAGAGCCTGGAAATCGTACTAGGTTGTGGATTGTTGAGGAT AGTCAGAGACAAACACATTTCTTCAATTCTTGACACACTGCATATTGGCATTCTCATTTGTTTGTTCTTGGTTGTTGAATGTATTCAGGGAAAAGAAGCAGTTGAAGGCATATTCCTAGACGTGAGTGATATTAGAGAGGTAGAATTGAATCCCATGACCTTCTCAAACATGCGTCATCTACGGTTACTCAAAATTTATAATCATAAAACTGGACGCCGAATGGAGTGCAAAGTTTGCCTTCCTCAAGGCCTTGAGCATCTTCCTGATAATCTTAGATACCTCTTCTGGGAGGGATACCCTTTGAAATCTTTGCCATCAAAATTTTGTCCAGAAAAACTTGTTGAACTCTGCATGACCCATAGCCAGCTTGAGCAACTTTGGGATGGAGTCCAG AATATTGGCAATTTAAGAAAGATTGATCTCAGTTACTCTGTGCACCTGACTCAAATCCCAAATCTCTCTATGGCTTCAAATTTGGAGAGCATAAACTTTGAGAAATGTACAAGTTTGCTTGAACTTCCTTCATATTTTCAATACCTCAACAAGGTTACGTATCTGAATCTAAGATGCTGTTCAAATCTTCAAATCCTTTCAGAAATACCACAAGATACAGAGTACTTAGATTTATATGGGACTGCAATTGAAGAATTGCCTTTATCATCCTCATATCTCTACAAACTTGTTCATTTGGATCTAGGCAAATCTGCAGCCCTCAAGAATTTTCCTGGAAGCACTTTTATGCCCTTCTCCCAATATTTGTCAGATTTTGGTGGGATATATATTAGAGCTTTGCCCTCATCAATTAAGCATTTGACTAGTCTCATTAACTTGCATTTTTATTCAGAAACATTTGATTCTACAAAAGATTTGTTTTCTGCTTTTTCCTATGATGATGTATGggattttgaagaagaagagtgCGACGATGATATATGGGATTTCGAAGAAGAATATATATGggattttgaagaagaagagtgCTATGATGACATATGggattttgaagaagaagatatatgggattttgaagaagaagagcGCTATGATGATATATGggattttgaagaagaagaatgggCTTTTGAAGAAGAAGAGCGCTGTGATGATATATGggattttgaagaagaagaatgggaTTTTGAAAAAGAAGAGCGCTATGATAATATCTGggattttgaagaagaagagcatTATGATGATATATgggattttgaagaaaaatatatatgggattttgaagaagaagagcGCTGTGATGATATATGGTATTTTGAAGTAGCAGAGCGATGTCCTTATATAGTAGAAATAGAGATTGAGTCACCCTCACCAAGTGAATCTGAACTTCCAGAAGATTCGCCTTCTGTTTTTTCCGATGATGATATATCGGATTTTGGATCTTCCAAATTTGATGAAAGCAACAAATGTAAGTTATATAATCTTGGATGGTTTCCCACTTCCCGCCGTTTAAAGCTTTGGAGGTTGCCTCTCCGGGATGGTTGGTTCTCTGTGTGTAATCTCAATTTAAGCTGTTGCACTAAATTACAGATCCCTGAGTCTCTTGGCTGTTTATCCTCGTTACAAATTTTGAATCTTAGTGGAAGCAATATTGAGCGCATTCCTACAAGCATCAAGCAACTTTGTAAGCTGTACAGCCTTGACATAAGAAATTGCAAAAGCCTCAAATCTTTACCAGATGAGCTTCCATGGTTTCTACAACATTTAGAAGCATCTGGCTGCACTTCGCTGGAGAAAGTGCCAAGTTTAGGTGCTTGCCTCAAGAGAGGTTGGGACCAGATAAAAAAGGTGCAAGAAATAAAACCAAGTgaggattttatattttttaactgcCCAAAATTGGACCAGAATGCTAAGAACAACATAATGGATGATGCACAGCTCAGAATTTTGCGCGTTGCAACTTTAGCAAAGGAGATTGGACCTGTGGTTCATGTA GAATATTTCCAGCCTTATAGAGCTAGCATTTGTTGTCCGGGAAGTGAAATTCCAAGGTGGTTCAAGTACCAAACTCAAGGATCTGATATCGATCTTAACCTGGAATATTGGTCTGTTACTGATTTACTGGGCTTTGCTGTCTGTGCCGTTATTGAATTTGATGAGTGTTTTACTCATGAAAAAAACCGCCTCTCAAGATCATCTCTATGTGAATCCCACTTCTTCAAAgccatcattaataataataataatggtgatGAAAGCTATGCACTTGATTACATTGAATCGGATGGGGAGTTTTGTTCACGTGTAGCTGAAGATAATATCAGACTTGAGAAATCTAGCTATCTGTTCCAATGGTATCACTGCTTGAAGATTTATTCTCACACGacaatcaaaatcaattttaacTTGAATCCTACGTGGATTGAGGGTGATCCTATTGGCTTCTTCAAGGTTAAAAAGTATGGGATTCGTCCACTGTATGCTCAGGATGCAAAAAATGTGTTCAACCAACATGTTGGGGGACCCAGTACTTCACAAGCCAATACTGCAAGTGTGACTGTTACATcctatgatgatgatgataaattCCAATCTCATTCAAAGAGACTTCGTACGTCAAGAAATCAACTTCTTTGA
- the LOC125421320 gene encoding self-incompatibility protein S1-like yields MKLSNTSYVVVLALGLCMSQTQALFDSTTVHIFNGLKNESLEAHCQSKDDDLVIEQIEVGGDFNWHFRTNFFKTTLFFCNLKWFLYHYCDHKHRRWRRKEDGICFLDYDYQGYRFVYDWEH; encoded by the coding sequence ATGAAGCTCTCCAACACAAGTTATGTTGTTGTCCTGGCTTTAGGTCTCTGCATGAGCCAGACTCAGGCTCTTTTTGACAGTACTACCGTCCACATATTCAACGGCTTGAAGAATGAGAGTCTTGAAGCTCATTGTCAATCAAAAGACGACGATTTGGTGATTGAACAGATTGAAGTTGGGGGTGACTTTAACTGGCACTTTCGAACCAACTTTTTCAAGACAACACTCTTCTTCTGCAATTTGAAGTGGTTTCTTTATCACTACTGTGATCATAAACACCGCAGatggagaagaaaagaagatggaATTTGCTTTCTTGATTATGATTATCAGGGATACCGCTTCGTATACGACTGGGAACATTAA
- the LOC107412847 gene encoding nascent polypeptide-associated complex subunit alpha-like protein 1, whose translation MTAQTQEELLAAHLEEQKIDHDQPTIEDDEDDDDEDDDEDKDDDEEAEGHQDGDASGRSKQSRSEKKSRKAMLKLGMKPIPGVSRVTVKKSKNILFVISKPDVFKSPTSDTYVIFGEAKIEDLSSQLQTQAAEQFKAPDLSHVISKPEASGIAQDDEDVDETGVEPKDIELVMTQAGVTRSKAVKALKAADGDIVSAIMELTN comes from the exons ATGACTGCTCAGACCCAAGAAGAGCTTCTCGCTGCTCATCTCGAAGAGCAAAAGATCGAT CATGATCAGCCTACAATTGAAGATGacgaggatgatgatgatgaggatgacGATGAAGACAAGGATGATGATGAGGAAGCCGAGG GACACCAAGATGGGGATGCAAGTGGTAGGTCAAAGCAGAGCAGAAGTGAAAAGAAAAGTCGCAAAGCAATGCTAAAGCTTGGAATGAAGCCTATCCCGGGTGTTAGTCGTGTGACTGTCAAAAAGAGCAAGAAT ATCTTGTTTGTTATCTCAAAACCAGACGTGTTCAAGAGTCCAACTTCAGATACATATGTCATCTTTGGGGAGGCTAAGATTGAGGACTTGAGCTCACAACTGCAGACTCAGGCAGCTGAGCAGTTTAAGGCTCCTGATCTAAGCCATGTGATTTCCAAACCCGAGGCATCAGGCATTGCCCAGGATGATGAAGATGTAGATGAGACTGGAGTGGAACCCAAGGATATTGAATTGGTGATGACACAAGCTGGAGTAACTAGGTCGAAGGCTGTGAAAGCCCTCAAGGCTGCAGATGGAGATATTGTTTCTGCTATTATGGAGCTTACCAACTGA
- the LOC107412839 gene encoding pentatricopeptide repeat-containing protein At1g11290, chloroplastic, protein MSSKLLTISPHFPVLNTATTLSSSTPSKPELSFPPHHRNFHSLSERTHIPSHVYKHPTAILLELCTSMKELHQILPLIIKNGLYSELLFQTKLVSLFCKYGSPSESARVFHSIEDKLDVFYHTLLKGYAKNSSLEDAFSFFVRMRYDDVRPVVYNFTYLMKALGDNSDLKRGKEIHGQLIKHGFGSNLFAMTSVVNMYAKCREIGEAYKMFDRMPERDLVSWNTIIAGYAQNGYAMMALDLVLRMQNELQKPDSITLVTVLPAVADMMSLKIGKSVHGYVVRAGFDSLVNISTALVDMYSKCRSLGTARLIFDRMDNKTVVSWNSMIDGYVQSEQPKEAMAIFRNMLDKGFEPTNVTIMEALHACADLGDLEQGKFVHKLLDKLKLGYDVSVMNSLISMYSKCKKVDIAAKLFENLRDKTRVTWNAMILGYAQNGCINEALSCFSEMQSQNIKLDSFTMVSVITALAELSVTRQAKWIHGLVIRTCLDKNVFVMTALVDMYAKCGAIHTARQLFDMMDERHVTTWNAMIDGYGTHGLGKASVDLFNEMQKGTIKPNDITFLCVISACSHSGLVKEGLQYFESMKKDYGLDPAMDHYGAMVDLLGRAGKLNDAWDFIQKMPTEPGISVFGAMLGACRIHKNVELGEKAAKKIFELNPEEGGYHVLLSNIYATASMWDKMAKVRTVMEKKGLQKTPGCSLVDLRNEVHSFYSGSTSHPQSKQIYAFLQTLGDKIKAAGYVPDTNSIHDVEDDVKEQLLNSHSEKLAIAFGLLNTRPGTTIHIRKNLRVCGDCHNATKYISLVTGREIIVRDMHRFHHFKNGTCSCGDYW, encoded by the coding sequence ATGAGCTCGAAGCTCTTGACCATTTCGCCTCACTTCCCCGTTCTCAACACCGCCACAACACTATCATCGTCAACTCCTTCTAAACCAGAGCTCTCCTTCCCTCCTCATCATCGTAACTTTCACAGCCTTTCGGAAAGAACCCACATTCCTTCTCATGTCTACAAGCACCCTACGGCGATTCTTCTCGAGCTCTGCACCTCCATGAAAGAGCTCCACCAAATCCTCCCTCTCATCATCAAGAACGGACTCTATTCTGAGCTCTTGTTCCAGACCAAGCTTGTTAGTCTGTTCTGTAAATACGGAAGCCCAAGTGAGTCAGCTCGGGTTTTCCACTCCATTGAAGATAAGCTTGATGTGTTCTACCACACATTGTTAAAAGGGTACGCAAAAAACTCGTCTCTGGAAGATGCTTTTTCGTTCTTTGTGAGGATGAGGTATGATGATGTCAGGCCTgttgtatataattttacttatttGATGAAAGCTTTAGGTGATAATTCGGACCTTAAGAGGGGAAAAGAGATTCATGGACAGTTGATAAAACATGGGTTTGGATCGAATTTATTTGCAATGACTTCTGTTGTTAATATGTATGCGAAGTGTAGGGAGATTGGCGAAGCGTATAAGATGTTTGATAGAATGCCTGAAAGGGATTTGGTGTCTTGGAATACTATTATTGCAGGATATGCACAAAATGGATATGCCATGATGGCATTGGATTTGGTTTTAAGAATGCAGAATGAACTCCAGAAGCCAGATTCAATCACATTGGTAACTGTTTTGCCTGCTGTAGCTGATATGATGTCTTTGAAGATTGGGAAGTCAGTTCATGGGTATGTTGTAAGAGCTGGATTTGATTCTTTGGTGAATATTTCAACTGCTTTGGTAGACATGTATTCTAAATGCCGGTCTCTTGGAACTGCTCGGTTGATTTTTGATCGGATGGATAATAAGACTGTTGTTTCATGGAATTCCATGATTGATGGGTATGTACAAAGTGAACAACCTAAGGAGGCAATGGCAATTTTTCGGAATATGTTGGACAAAGGATTTGAACCAACCAATGTAACTATAATGGAGGCCTTACATGCTTGTGCTGATTTGGGTGATCTTGAGCAGGGGAAGTTCGTGCACAAGTTATTGGATAAATTGAAACTTGGGTATGATGTTTCAGTTATGAACTCCTTAATATCCATGTATTCCAAATGCAAGAAAGTAGATATTGCTGCAAAGTTATTTGAAAACTTGCGGGATAAAACTCGTGTCACATGGAACGCAATGATATTAGGTTATGCTCAGAATGGGTGTATAAATGAAGCTTTGAGTTGCTTTTCTGAGATGCAATCTCAAAATATAAAACTGGACTCTTTTACCATGGTGAGTGTTATTACCGCTCTTGCAGAATTATCAGTTACACGCCAGGCCAAGTGGATTCACGGACTTGTTATACGAACTTGTTTGGACAAAAACGTTTTTGTAATGACTGCTCTTGTTGATATGTATGCAAAATGTGGAGCCATCCATACTGCAAGACAACTTTTTGACATGATGGATGAGCGTCATGTTACAACATGGAATGCCATGATAGATGGATATGGAACACATGGGCTTGGAAAAGCTTCTGTAGATCTGTTCAATGAGATGCAAAAGGGAACGATCAAGCCAAATGACATAACATTTCTCTGTGTTATATCTGCTTGTAGCCACTCTGGTTTGGTAAAAGAGGGCCTTCAGTACTTCGAAAGCATGAAGAAAGATTATGGTTTAGACCCTGCGATGGATCATTATGGAGCCATGGTTGATCTTCTTGGTCGAGCTGGAAAGCTTAATGATGCTTGGGACTTTATTCAAAAGATGCCCACTGAGCCTGGGATTTCCGTGTTCGGTGCAATGTTGGGTGCTTGCAGAATTCATAAAAATGTTGAGTTGGGGGAAAAGGcagcaaagaaaatatttgagtTAAACCCAGAAGAAGGTGGCTACCATGTCTTGCTTTCTAATATTTATGCCACAGCTTCAATGTGGGACAAAATGGCCAAAGTGCGAACAGTGATGGAGAAGAAAGGGCTGCAGAAAACTCCTGGCTGCAGTCTGGTAGATTTAAGAAATGAGGTTCACAGCTTCTATTCTGGAAGTACAAGCCATCCACAATCCAAACAAATTTATGCCTTTCTCCAAACTTTAGGAGATAAGATCAAGGCTGCTGGATATGTGCCCGACACTAATTCGATTCATGATGTTGAAGATGATGTCAAGGAGCAGTTGCTGAATAGCCATAGTGAAAAGCTCGCTATTGCATTTGGACTCTTGAACACCAGACCTGGAACAACTATTCACATACGCAAGAACCTTCGAGTTTGTGGGGATTGCCATAATGCAACCAAGTATATTTCACTCGTAACTGGACGGGAAATTATAGTGCGTGACATGCACAGGTTCCACCATTTCAAGAATGGAACATGTTCTTGTGGAGACTATTGGTGA